The sequence GGTAGCGCCGTCGGCGCGCTGATCAAAGTCACCTCAGCTCCTCGATCCCGCGCCGCCTCGGCCAGGGCATACCCCATCTTGCCCGAGCTGCGATTGCCGATATGGCGCACCGGGTCAATGGGTTCTTGAGTTCCGCCTGCCGTGACCACAACACGCTTCCCTTTAAGATCGTCTTTCTGGCCCAGCACCTCCTGGATGGCAGACAGGATTTGCTCTGTATCGGCGAGGCGGCCCACGCCCACCGCGCCGCAAGCCATCGCCCCGTACCCAGGATCAACAATGTGAACTCCACGGGAACGCAACCGAGCAAGATTATCCTGCGTGATCTGCTTCTCCCACATGTTGACATTCATGGCTGGGGCCAGGATGACTGGCGCTCTCGTGGCCAACACCGTGCAGGTGAGCAGGTCATCGGCAATGCCCGCCGCCAGCTTGGCCATGACATTGGCCGTCGCCGGGGCGATAACCACTACATCGGCTCGTTCTGCCAGGGCGATGTGTTCAATCTCAAATTCTGTCGGGGTGGCAAACATATCGCTAGCTACCGGGCGACGGGTGATGCTGCTGAAGGTCAGAGGAGTGATGAACTTGGTGGCGGCTTCTGTCAACACCACATCTACCGCTGCCCCAGCCTGCGTCAGCTTGCTGGCCAGCTCTGACGCCTTATAAGCGGCGATGCTGCCGCTAACCCCCAATAACACCGTCTTGTTCTGAAGCATATCTCCTCCCCATCAACCAAGCCATTCCAGGAAACCGCCACTTCCCTTCTTGGGCATCTACGGAACCAACCTGAGATCGTCTATCAACGCCTTCGTATCATCCTCATCCGCCGCAGGCGGACTCCTCAGAATGACATTACTAAACAACCTCAACCCGGCGCTCCTTCATTTCCTGTTCATTTCATAGATCAACTGTAGCCCGAGGAGCGTCAGGTCACCATTTACCACTTCTATCACCTTTGTTTCTCTGGCGATGACATCGGCGTAGCCACCGGTGGCAATCACCCGCGCCTTTGCCCCCAGCTCCTCTTCCAGCCGGGCTATCAGGGTTTCCACCAGCCCCGCATAGCCGAAAATGACCCCCGATTGCATGGCGCTGACCGTATTCTTGCCGATGGCGTGTGCCGGACGGGCCAGCTCTATGCGGGGTAGCCTGGCCGTGCGGGTATAGAGGGCTTCAGTAGCCACTTCCATGCCCGGGGCGATGGCGCCACCAAGGTAATCGCCTTCTTCCGAGATAACATCAAACGTGGTGGCTGTGCCCATATCGATCACGATCGTTGGCCCACCATAGAGACGGTAAGCCGCCGCTGCATTCACTATCCGGTCAGGGCCGACCTCCCGCGGATTATCGAGGCAGATACGGACTCCCGTTCTGATCCCTGGCCCGACTACCATCAAGGGGATTCCCAGATAGCCCTCACACAATTTCTGGAAAAGAGGCACCAGGGGAGGGACAACACTGCACATAATAGCTTCTGCAATATCACTCCTGGCTATCCCATGATAGGGCAGCAAATTGAACAATATGGCGGCGTACTCATCTGGTTGCCGGTGGACATTGGTGGCCATAGACAGGGAGGCCTTCAGCCTACCAGACTCGAAGATGCCAAAAGCGACCTTGGAGTTTCCCACATCAATAGCTAGTAGCATACACTCCTCACGGCAACCATTCTACCACAGCGCAACAGGCTCGCCAATTGTACAAGTTATGCTTCTATGGCAGCAAGAGATGGTAAAATTAAGGTGTGAGGTACATAGGTTAATGGAACAGCAGTACAACCTGGCGCGGGAGCTACACGAGCATACTGCGGAGCTTAGGAGGCAAGACCTCAATTCGGTGCTGCTGAGGTGGTCACAGCAAGCCAAGCCTCTAGAGAAGCCATCGCTCCCTAACAGGCTGGCGAAGGTGGAGGACGGCATCCCACAATGGCTGGCTAGCCTGGAACTCGAGGGCAAATCCCAAGAGACGATTGACTTGTACCGTCAGTGTGCTGTGAATTACCTTAGAAGCGACCCCAACCCCACAGCTTTGAGCGTGCAAGCAAACTTGGGTGCCAGGTTGAAGCGTTTCAGTGCCCACGACATCCAAAGCCACCAGAAGGCGCTAAAGAGCTTGTTCAAGTTCCTGGTGAAACACAACCTGTGGCCGGAGAACCCAGTGGCAGACATGCCTCTCACCAAGGCTATTTCTAAAGAGGTGGAGTGCCCCAGCGATGAGGCAATACAGAAGCTTCTGGAGGCTAAACTGTACAGGGCCAGGGATGAGGTGAAGTTCAAGACGGTATTGATGCTTGCGCTTGACACCGGCTTACGCATGAACGAGGTATGCACTCTGGAACGGCGGAATACGGATTTGGTCCATCTGGAACTCAAGGTGCTGGGGAAGGGTGGCAAGGAGCGGACAGTGGTCATTAGCCAGGAGACGGGGGATATGCTGCGGGCCTGGCTTAAGAAGGCACCCGAAAGCAAGTGGGTGTTCCCTGGCACTGACCCTCACCGGCACTGGTCTTACAGCACCTTCGAAGTCATGCTGAAGCAGATTTGCGGCAAGCTGGGTATCGACCCACCTATTCATCCGCACCAGCTACGCCATTACTATGCAACCAGGGCCTTGGAGTCAGGTGCAAAGCTGGAAATTGTGGCTCGCAACCTGGGCCACTCCACTCCCACAATGACTGCCCAGGTCTACCGGCATGTGAAGGTTGCCGAGCAGCACGAGGAACATGCCAAGCATGGCCCGCTACGGAAGCTCCGCGAGAGGCAGCAGAACGGAGGGCTAACCTAAGAATGGGTGAGGGTGACATTATGCAGGATGATAACCTAGACTTCGACATTAAGATAGTCCCTAGCGTGACTGAGTACGTTCCTTCTAGTCCATCAGATATGCATTGGTTCCGCGAACATCACCTCTATATCAACGTGACCTTCGCTACTATAGAGGACGTTAAAAGTGTCTGGTGGCGGGTCATGCAATGGCAAGGGGATGTACTTCCGACCCTTATAAAGCAAGGAAAAGTGCCTGATTTGCGGTCTAGGGGGCCTGGGCGACCACCACTGCCTGACAAACTGTGTTGTGAGTGTGCCAGGCTCAGAGATGATGAGCACTGGACGTATGGGCAGATAGGCGACCGCTTTGGTATGCCTCGTCAAGAGAGTGCGTATAGTAGGGAAGGAAAGGTGACCAGGAGTAGATGTAGAACTGCTGAGGAGGCAGTCAAAAGAGGGAGAGAATTGAGGAGAGAGGGATTGTGCACATAAACTAGAGCATCGTTTTTGGTGCATATTAAATAGCCTAAGCCTGGCTATAGAATGGGGGTGTAGAGCAATAATACTACACCCCTTCTATTTTGGGGAATGTAAAGGAGGTTATAAAGTGAAGGGCATTGCTATTATCGGTACGCTAGTGGAGTTTGACACAGACAAATGCGAGCTTAGAGTCATCGGCGATGAGGGACAGATGGCAGAATGCAACTACAAACCCAAGACGAGCAGATCGTCCCTAAACACTGGTATTCACCAAGATGACTTGGTGGCTAGCCTCGGCCTGAGGGTGTGGGCAGCCCTTATCGACGGTGTTTGTGTCAGCATCGAGGTTATAGAATCAGAGGAATCATAGGCACGCCGGAGGTCAAGGCCATGAGTGTAGGCTCGGATGTGCGCTGGCAGCGCCTATTATCAGGGATACCACAATTCAGGCTGGCACAGGCAGTGGGAATCACCCAGTCTCGATTGTCCGAGTACGAGCTGGGCAAACGGACACCCAGTCCTGAAATGGTGGAGAAACTTAGGGCCGCCCTGGCCTTGCTGGTCGCACAGAAGGAGGTGGTGAGTAGCGGAGAAGAAACAACTGAAGCCTGATTGAACATACGACAGGAAAGGAGTTATCAAGTGATAAAAGGGACAGCAATGAAAAGGCTAGGCATGCTGTTAGACTATGACTATGGCCCAAAGCTCAGCAGGATTATCGTAGGCCCCTCGGGACGCCCTGGCTCCTTACCAAACATAAAACCACCTGCTGATCAAGAGCGGACGTACAAGTACAAGGGTGTCTATTCGTTCTTGGAAAGAAATGTAGGGGAACGCCTGGCACTGACTATTATTGGTGACACCTGTGTCGCTATTAAGGAGTATGGCCGCTCAAGTTCAGAGATACTACTGGGGATGCTAATGCGCGGCAGAGAGAGGAGCTTAGATGGGTGAAATCGAACTGACACAAATAGAGATCGAAACCGCTTTGGCGTTAGGCGTCAAGAACCTGGACGTGGTCAAAGCTGTAAAGCGGAGGATGCTTGCCAGGGAAGAACGGCAATCTGCGGGGCTGGGGGCTGGCACTGGATTGCTGGACGCTGAGGATGTGGCGTTTGCCAGGTTATTCCAATTGTCGGAGGCTGATTTCATCGCCTTGGCTGGAGGGTTGCCCAGTTACCTCAAGCTCCGGTTAGACCGCAAGGCGCTACGCGCGGCGGGGAAGCCGGTGCCTACCTTACCATCCACGCTTACGGCGGCTGATGTCATTGTGATGAAACAGCTTGACGTCTCGGGAACAATGCGAGCTAAGGTAGAGCTTGACCTGCACAAGAAAGCTATGGCCGAGGCCCTTCAGTCTGCGGGCAAAGGAGGATAATATCATGGGAGAACTATTTACAACGGAGCGTCTAGACAGGATCGTAAATGAGATGTCCAA is a genomic window of Chloroflexota bacterium containing:
- a CDS encoding type III pantothenate kinase; its protein translation is MLLAIDVGNSKVAFGIFESGRLKASLSMATNVHRQPDEYAAILFNLLPYHGIARSDIAEAIMCSVVPPLVPLFQKLCEGYLGIPLMVVGPGIRTGVRICLDNPREVGPDRIVNAAAAYRLYGGPTIVIDMGTATTFDVISEEGDYLGGAIAPGMEVATEALYTRTARLPRIELARPAHAIGKNTVSAMQSGVIFGYAGLVETLIARLEEELGAKARVIATGGYADVIARETKVIEVVNGDLTLLGLQLIYEMNRK
- a CDS encoding helix-turn-helix transcriptional regulator, with amino-acid sequence MSVGSDVRWQRLLSGIPQFRLAQAVGITQSRLSEYELGKRTPSPEMVEKLRAALALLVAQKEVVSSGEETTEA
- the coaBC gene encoding bifunctional phosphopantothenoylcysteine decarboxylase/phosphopantothenate--cysteine ligase CoaBC, coding for MLQNKTVLLGVSGSIAAYKASELASKLTQAGAAVDVVLTEAATKFITPLTFSSITRRPVASDMFATPTEFEIEHIALAERADVVVIAPATANVMAKLAAGIADDLLTCTVLATRAPVILAPAMNVNMWEKQITQDNLARLRSRGVHIVDPGYGAMACGAVGVGRLADTEQILSAIQEVLGQKDDLKGKRVVVTAGGTQEPIDPVRHIGNRSSGKMGYALAEAARDRGAEVTLISAPTALPDPAGVETVRVQTALQMREAVLSAVPKADVLIMSAAVADYRPVSPSKTKLKKESSPRITLELTRNPDILSEVTGDLIKVGFAAESENLIEGAVAKLKAKNLDLMVANDITAADSGFDVDTNKVILIDRQGNKEELPLLPKAEVAQKILDKVVEMLAGKRPKKRK